The sequence below is a genomic window from Acropora palmata chromosome 5, jaAcrPala1.3, whole genome shotgun sequence.
CTGCGATCTTTCTTTTAGCATTAGTGATGTACAGGTTCCTATCCGCGTAGACCATTTAGAGTTTTTAAGCGTAACTATCGATAACTCGCTAAATTTTAGCAAACACATTGGCAAGATTACAAAGAAAGTTGGAAATCAGTTAAACGTTTTGAGCAGGCTATAAAGAACACGCTATAAACCTCTTCCAAGGTGTGCCTCTACAACTCGTATGTAACGTCTTATTACTTACTGTTCTGCGATCTGGCATAATTGCAATGAGTCTGATAAGCAGAAGCTGGAAAGGCTTAAAGGCgctaggtcacgcaattttaggcaacttcagcattgatcaagtggtcatagaattaactgaaataacaaaataacggctcaaaactatagaagaactcaagcaaaacacaggaaagctaagaagggacaaggatggataaaactggggaggattgaaatggattgcatttgggtaaatttgaaaaacgtcggccCGCCTTTTTTTCACTGAAGTGTATCTTTGACGAAGACATCGGTTAAAGTTGTTAGACAATCACAGGAAAAGGTACTCGTTCATTACAGCACTACAAGTCATGATATGCCATTGAATATTGACATTTGATtcaatatatattttaatttgattttttgaagtccaatgttttctttcatagCAGAGATAAGATgttcatcaatttttttcttaatggGCAATAACTTCTCCTTGGCGAATGTTCTCTTAACTTCTCATTTAGTCAACAAACTACACGAAAAGTAGTTAAAAAAACGAGAACTGATAAATGAATTAATTTCGTTTACTGATTGCAGACCTTTCTGGTTTatcaacgataaaatccgGTGCCGGAGATGCTTTGTCATTCATTCACCTGTTGCCTTTACAAAATTTGTTGAGCACTAACCACTGAAGAAGTAAATTGTGTCGTGTGGAAAAAAAGGGCAATAGCTTTTCCGGTTGTTAATCAAATTGTAAAGCTTTTCACAGCTCGAATTCTGACTCCACTCACCCGAGATTCCGAAGTGAAAATAGTGTATCATCGATGATTTTTGAAGAGCTAGTCTTTCAGTCCTTCTTTTGCCCAACAGACTGACTGGCGTACCCCTATTGTAACAAATTGGATACTCTGTATAATTAAACGTAGGAATGAACTATCAGTGAATCTATGTGATTGCGCCGCGCAAGATACGAAAAACAACCGAAAACCCACTCTTTAAATCCGGCAAAAAGATATGTGGAAACGTATTCCTTATCTAACCCTtgcactgccaaggggttccccattgacgagtaaaatcgtctggcgttagacagagtaaaaaagtgtcatgagtgcgcctacGGCAGTTCGGTTAAAGGACTAATGCAGTGGTTGCAGACCCCGTGGAAATGGCAGCTTTACGTCATTAcctaaagaaaaacattttacgATAACTGCAGTTTGCACCCATTTAGACTACCAAAGAAAACATAATTTTCTGCGTCTTCTGCACGTACGTTTGCTAACTTTTCGCATTTTTTGCGCTTGTTTCCAAACAGTGACAATAAAACGACCAAATGTCAGACCAGGTGGAGGACGTTCCAAGCATTTTAATCTGTCTATTAAATTTCAAGCATGCAGTTACCAGTGATTTTAGTTAATGAAAATTGGCCGGCGTTTTATACCTTGAATTAGTGTACTATGCTGTTTTCGCTGTGGTGGTCGCGCGTTTAAAGGAATTCCAACCTCTCCATATTTTTGTCCTTTGACAGAGTTGCAGCTGAATCAGAGAGAGTGCGATGGTTTAAGAGACTAAACGAGGTGAGACCAAGTGTTTGACTAGAAGGAGGGGCCGCAACAATATCGTAGCTAGAGGGGGTTCCTGAGGTGCCAGTGACCCCCTTTGTAGTTCTTTTTTTAAGCCGTCAACCTACAATATCTCGGTGGTGAAAACGCAatgacgatatcttggccTGAAAAGCCATTGTTGAGAAGCCCACtttttagaaatttgttttgtttcactgCTCATCcgaaaaataaaacatcaaGTAAAACACGGCGTGGAGGTCGACATAACAATCTGATGAGTAGCCTCTGTTTGACTCACTAtgagccccccccccccccccccgccccccTCCTTTTGAAAGATCCTGGCTACGACACAGGGCTCTAAGGGAATCCTTACGGCGCACGTTTTACGATTACTAAATATGAACAAGAACGCATCGCGTTAATCATTTCTGGTTTCACGTGTAACGGTAACGCTCACGGGTTAGGGCTTCTATACCTTTCGATAACGGATCACGAATTCGAAGAAATAAAACACTCCGATCACCTATGACGGTCGAAATGTGACGTGATCATTGCAGTGATGAGCCTGAATTTATCAGGCCTTACTGGGTTTCACTAATGCAcccataactgcgatgatcacctACTCTCCTTTAcgattcatttttctttgagctTTATATAGTTTTCACCAAAATGATGAGTGTTTACTGGCTTTTAGACAGGAGAGGTGTGGGGGAGGACGAGAGCTTGATGTTGTAGGTGACATGCAAGTGGATTTTCAGGATGTTGAGCGGCAAACAGAGAAACGACCATCAAAAAGAGCGGTAGGTGAACTAAATATGGCTAACGAATAATTGGTcgaggtaaaaaaaaaaaaaaacgatattATCCCTATTTCCCATTGAGGATCCAGAAACAAAGCTGGAACACTCCGTTTTTTTGCTCGGTAGTTTTCATTTATGGTCAAGATTTAGTATCCCATACAGATTTTTCGTTTGGCGAACAAGAATATAATACAAAAATGTATTAGGAACTTCAAGAAACGATGACAGTTTCGTCGGTTCCTAATTCAAGATAGCGAaaattgtgttattttgtcacattttttcgtcaagtgcgggaaaaaaaatgctcaaatGCGTGTTCCACAAATCAGACTTTTATTTTGATGCTTTCTTTATATCTGTCGAATACCTCTTTTTCTCtccttcttttgtttcttgctaTACAGTAACGAGAATTTGAATTTAATCATTCTTTTGCCAGATTCGCCGTGCTCGTTTCGACTGAGTGCAGAAATTGCTGTAGGACGAGAATACAAAACATTAAAAGGAGCTCAACGCTACGAGGAACATCGTTTTGTAAGAAAAGAATTCAAgcttgcacacattttaggcatcctactgatgaacagtttcaacacagatatatgtatatatattttagcaactactataatttgcagtctgttcACTTTGAATTGAAGAGAAAATTCTATTATAAAAGGTCTGGTTCTGCTTCGTACAAGTTACGCCCGGCGCTGAATTTAAACTATTGAGAAAATGGCACCGGAGAACAACTGGTTTGTCCAATACTGTTTTGAAGAATCGTGACAAAACTTTTCAACTGAAGGGTAGGATGGCGTTCCGAACCCTAACCTGACCTCTTTTCCTCCTGCGCTGGCTTTATTTCAATATTCTGCCGCCACCTCCGCCGAAGTCTTCCCAAAGCATTTTTAAATGCTGGCATCTTGAAGCTGTAAACAAGTGGGTTCACCATGGAATTGGCTTGGCGCGAAGCATCCACAGCACGGTCCAAAACTGGAGGAATACACCTCGGGCAGAACTGTTTCGCGATGTTGACAACGAGAGCTGGAAGCCAAAGCAAAAGCGAAATGGCAAAAACACCGAATAGTGTTCTGGAAAGTCGCCCGCTGCTGGCATCAACGCGGTTGCGTGTGTCGAACGTGTTTTCGTGTTTCGGTGTGCATATCATTTTACGTCGTATTTTAACATAACTGATACAGGTaacaagaaaagcaacaaaaaggCAAATGTTAATGCACGCTGAAACGTAAGCCCGATTCACTTCCTTGAAACGCAGTGATAACAAAAGCAGTAGACCAAAGATAAGCCCGATGAACCAGACGGTAACGATACTGCAGACATAAATTTGAAGGCTTGATACGCGATGGCGAAGTGGCCAGAACACTACGCAAACACGTTCAAGAGAGATAAGAGCCAAGAAAAGAACTGACGCACAGGACGCAAAGACTAAAAATGgtaacaaggaaaatttggcATTTCCTTCTTGTTCCCGTATTGGAATTTCCTCAGTGGCTAAGACAAGGAATTCTGCTACACCAGCAAGCAAATCAGCAGCTGATAGGTTGATCAAGAGAAGACAAGCTCGTCGTTCACGAAAAGTTTGAGtccagaaaacaaaaattgcaagtgaGTTTCCAACGCTGGTCAATACTGCTTCAATTGCATTGATGATGACAAATGCTGTGGCCGGTGGATCCAGCATATCTGTAACGTTTTTGCTTGTCCCTTTGTATTAACCTTTGCTCGCGAAATACGTCAGTATAGATAATTCTGTTATGGGGTAAAAACGTTCACAGAATTACGAGAAAATAATATGGGGTATTCAACGTGATGCAACCCCATTTGAGTAAATGTGGCTGATTTCACTCCCGAAGGCAATTTGATATAACATATATGATCTTGCTGTCACTGAGGTGTATCTTTGACGAATTAAGACATCGGTGAAAGTTGTTAGACAATCACAGGAAAAGATAGTCGTTCATTACAGCACTACAAGTCATGATAACACATATGCCATTGAATATTGACATTTGATTCActatattttaatttgatttgttgaagtccaatgttttctttcataaCAGAGATAAGATGTTAATCAATTTTTTGCTTAATGGGCAATAACTTCTCCTTGGCGAATGTTCTCTTAACTTCTCATTTAGTCAACAAACTACACGAAAAGTAGTTAAACAAACGAGAACTGATAAATGAATTAATTTCGTTTACTGATTGCAGACCTTTCTGGTTTatcaacgataaaatccgGTGCGGGAGATGCTTTGTCGGTCATTCGCCTGTTGTCTTTACAAAATTTGTTGAGCAGTCTAGAAGAAGTAAATTGTGTCGTGTGGAAAAAAACGGGGATAGCTTTTCCGGTTGTTGATCAAATTGTAAAGCTTTTCACAGCTCGGATTCTGACTCCACTCCCCCAAGATTCTGAAGTGAAAATAGTGTATCATCGATGAGTTTTGAAGAGCTATTCTTTCAGTCCTTCTTTTGCCCAACAGACTGACTGGCGCACCCCTATTGTAACAAATTGGATACTCTGTATAACTTAAAATTAAACGTAGGAATGAACTATCAGTGAATCTATTCGATTGCGCCGCGCCGGATAAGAAAAACAACCGAAAACCCACTCTTTAAATCCGGCAAAAAGATATGTGGAAACGTATTCCTTAtctaaccctttcactgccaaggggttccccattgacgagtaaaatcgtctggcgttagacagagtaaaatctataagtgtcatgagtgcgcctacggcagttaaagggCTAATGCAGTGGTTGCAGACCCCGTGGAAATGGCAGCTTTACGTCATTAcctaaagaaaaacattttatgaTAACTGCAGTTTGCACCTATTTAGACTACCAAAGAAGATATAATTTTCTGCGTCTTCTGCACGTACGTTTGCTAACTTTTCGCATTTTTTTGCGCTTGTTTCCAAACAGCGACACAAAACGACCAAATGTCAGACCAGGTGGAGGACGTTCCAAGCATTTTAATCTGTCTATTAAATTTCAAGCATGCAGTTACCAGTGATTTTAGTTAATGAAAATTGGCCAGCGTTTTATACCTTGAATTAGTGTACTATGCTGTTTTCGCTGTGGTGGTCGCGCGTTTGAAGGAATTCCAACCTCTCTATATTATTGTCCTTTGACAGAGTTGCAGCTGAATCAGAGAGAGTGCGATGGTTTAAGAGACTAAACGAGGTGAGACCAATTGCAAGTGTTTGACTAGAAAGAGGGGCCGCAACAATATCGTAGCTAAAGGGGGTCCTGAGGTGCCAATGACTCCCTTTGTAGTTCTTTTTTTAAGCCGTCAACCTACAATATCTCGGTGGTGAAAACGCAatgacgatatcttggccTGAAAAGCCATTGTTGAGAAGCCCACtttttagaaatttgttttgtttcactgtTCATCCGAAAAATGTAACATCAAGTAAAACACGGCGTGGAGGTCGACATAACAATTTGGTGAGCAGCCTCTGTTTGACTCACtctgacccccccccccccttttgAAAGATCCTGGCTACGACACAGGGCTCTAAGGGGGTCCTTACGGCGCACGTTTTACGATTACTAAATATGAACAAGAACGCATCgcgttaaccctttcccgtccaaggggttccccattgacgagtaaaatcgtctggcgttagacagagtaaaatctataagtgctctgagcgctcattcggcagttaagggttAATCATTTCTGGTTTCACGTGTAACGGTAACGCTCACGGGTTAGGGCTTCTGTCCCTTTCGATAACGGATCACGAATTCGAAGAAATAAAACACTCCGATCACCTATGACGGTCGAAATGTGACGTGATCATTGCAGTGATGAGCCTGAATTTATCAGGCCTTACTGGGTTTCACTAATGTAcccataactgcgatgatcacctACTCTCCTTTAcgattcatttttctttgagctTTATATAGTTTTCACCAAAATGATGAGTGTTTACTGGCTTTTAGACAGGAGAGGTGTGGGGGAGGACGAGAGCTTGATGTTGTAGGTGACATGCAAGTGGATTTTCAGGATGTTGAGCGGCAAACAGAGAAACGACCGTCAAAAATAGCGGTAGGTGAACTAAATATGGCTAACGAATAATTGGTcgaggtaaaaaaaaaaaaaacgatattATCCCTATTTCCCATTGAGGATCCAGAAACAAAGCTGGAACACTCCGTTTTTTTGCTCGGTAGTTTTCATTTATGGTCAAGATTTAGTATCCCATACAGATTTTTCGTTTGGCGAACAAGAATATAATACAAAAATGTATTAGGAACTTCAAGAAACGATGACAGTTTCGTCGGTTCCTAATTCAAGATAGCGAaaattgtgttattttgtcacattttttcgtcaagtgcgggaaaaaaattgctcaAATGCGTGTTCCACAAATCAGACTTTTATTTTGATGCTTTCTTTATATCTGTCGAATAcctctttttttctccttcttttgtttcttgctaTACAGTAACGAGAATTTGAATTTAATCATTCTTTTGCCAGATTCGCCGTGCACGTTTCGACTGAGTGCAGAAATTGCTGTAGGACGAGAATACAAAACATTAAAAGGAGCTCAACGCTACGAGGAACATCGTTTTGTAAGAAAAGAATTCAAgcttgcacacattttaggcatcctactgatgaacagtttcaacacagatatatgtatatatattttagcaactactataatttgcagtctgttcACTTTGAATTGAAGAGAAAATTCTATTATAAAAGGTCTGGTTCTGCTTCGTACAAGTTACGCCCGGCACTGAATTTAAACTATATTGAGAAAATGGCACCGGAGAACAACTGGTTTGTCCAATACTGTTTTGAAGAATCGTGACAAAACCTTTCAACTGAAGGGTAGGATAGCGTTCcgaaccctaacctaacctcTTTTCCTCCTGCGCTGGCCTTATTTCAATATTCTGTCGCCACCTCCGCCGAAGTCTTCCCAAAGCAATTTTAAATGCTGGCATCTTGAAGCTGTAAACAAGTGGGTTCACCATGGAATTTGCCAAGCGCAAAGAAACTACAGCACGGCTCAAAAGTCGAGGAACACAGCTCTTGCAGAAGGCCTTCGCAATGAAAACGACGGAAGCTGGAAGACAAAGCAAAAACGAAATAGCAAAAACACCGAACAGTGTTCTGGAAAGTCGCGCGCTGCTGGCATCAAAGCGGTTGCGGGTGTTGGACGTGTTTTTATCTCTCGGTGTGGATATCACTCGACTTCGTATGTTAACATAACTTATACAGGTTACAACAAAGGCAACAGAAAGGCAAATATGAATGACTGCTAAAATGGAATACCGATTCACTTCCTTGCAATACCGTGATAACAACAGCAATACACCAAAGACAAGCCCAATGAACCAGACGGTAACGATACTGCAGACATAAATTAAAAGGCTTGCTACGCGATGGCGAACTGGCCAGAACACTGCACAGACACGGTCAAGAGAGATAAGAGCCATGAAAAGTACTGACGTCCAGTATGCAAAGAGTCGAAATGGTagcaaggaaaatttgtcgtCTCCGTCTTGTCCCcgtatttgaattttttcagTAGCTAACATAACGGATTCTACTACACCAACAAGCAAATCAGCAGCTGATAGGTTGATCAAGAGGAGACAAGTTCGTCGTTGACGAAAAGTTTGAGTCCAgaacacaaaaattgcaagtgaATTTCCAACGATGATCAATACTGCTTCAATTGCAttgatgatgacaaatgttttgACCGTTGGATCCAGCATATCTGTAACGTTTTTGTTTGACGCTTGGTTTTAACCGTTGCTCGCGAAATACGTTAGTATGGATAATTCTGTTATACAATGAAAAAGTTCAGTTCACGGAATTATGAGAAAATATCGTTGGGTATTCTATGTAATGCAAACTCAGTTTAAGTAAATGTCACCGATTTTACTCCCGACGGCAATTTGATATAACGTACATGATATTGCTGTCACTGAGGTGTATCTTGAACCAAGACATTGGTGGAGGTTGTGAGGCAATCAAATAAAAGAACAATACTCGTCCATTACAGAGCCAGGAGTCAACGACTTTACACAAATGCCATTATCAGCCGGAATATTGACGTTTGATTCAGTTCAtatttcaatttgatttgtcCTTGAATGACTTTCCAACCAATAGAACgtaatcaaaaattaaatttgatttgcacAAAGAATAAAAGTTACTTTCAACGCTTCAAATAAAGCTCAGTTTTCACAAGAGATGACAGATGATATATTTCACCCTGGCGACTCTAGGCTAGTGGGTAACTATGCAGTATCAGTAACAAAAGTAAGaactaattttaattttttttaaatgcacTTGTAAAATGCAATCAG
It includes:
- the LOC141881480 gene encoding adenosine receptor A3-like; its protein translation is MLDPPATAFVIINAIEAVLTSVGNSLAIFVFWTQTFRERRACLLLINLSAADLLAGVAEFLVLATEEIPIREQEGNAKFSLLPFLVFASCASVLFLALISLERVCVVFWPLRHRVSSLQIYVCSIVTVWFIGLIFGLLLLLSLRFKEVNRAYVSACINICLFVAFLVTCISYVKIRRKMICTPKHENTFDTRNRVDASSGRLSRTLFGVFAISLLLWLPALVVNIAKQFCPRCIPPVLDRAVDASRQANSMVNPLVYSFKMPAFKNALGRLRRRWRQNIEIKPAQEEKRSG